The Heterodontus francisci isolate sHetFra1 chromosome 13, sHetFra1.hap1, whole genome shotgun sequence genome includes a region encoding these proteins:
- the mkks gene encoding McKusick-Kaufman/Bardet-Biedl syndromes putative chaperonin isoform X3, translating into MMSSIVPKISSLCSSGHLNCDVLCQALSTFRGIVESCYGPFGRLKLIHNAVGGYVLTTSQSSVLLRNLSVFHPVINLLIASVLNHVSRFNDSGLFTAILCCNLAESAKRLTIPSSRIVKIHKHLLNICIDYLTSEECSCRIQIDFSNSKTLLSLVRTVINKPTCMLTTKEADYISSLVLKAFFNTIPSVIGDNVSLGKMLIVPIEGQSVNDSCVLSGILIEIFASHSTPIDITKLTSGCIKIAVFSVSMSGDVVDSGNGNWEVASDFCPEDESIVQLLNVGKQLVCDQVHLVVCQKVIHPILKQYLQEQQVMVEDRLGLNLMEPLIQLTGAQSIGSYYHPISPGCYGNVKNLCVVKFGLKRFLHLVPNENKPVCSLLICNRSEAGVNELKIVCQSAECVMRLALKEPLAVLGGGCTESHLATYVGHKSHSVTDDKLAELGCSQTEYRIVADSFCHSLERTASSLEHDGGENFVDTKYGHRWSVLPKMPLHTDWSEIFSRCACGLYTAQKNLNWTVLGNRTAIVSPAMPLEKPSEYFPDQLVLDSYTVKLNALQVAVETANLIVDLQYVIQDQN; encoded by the exons ATGATGTCCAGCATTGTACCTAAAATATCATCTTTATGCAGCTCTGGACATTTAAATTGTGATGTACTTTGTCAGGCTCTTTCCACTTTCAGAGGAATTGTGGAGTCCTGTTATGGCCCATTTGGTAGACTAAAACTAATTCACAATGCTGTGGGAGGTTACGTTTTAACCACATCACAGTCTTCTGTGCTTTTGCGTAATCTTTCTGTGTTCCATCCTGTGATAAATCTGCTAATAGCTTCCGTATTGAATCATGTTTCTCGATTTAATGATTCTGGACTGTTTACAGCAATTCTCTGCTGTAATTTGGCTGAAAGTGCAAAACGACTTACTATACCAAGCAGTCGCATTGTCAAAATCCATAAGCACCTTCTGAATATTTGCATTGACTATCTAACTTCTGAGGAATGTAGCTGCAGAATACAAATAGATTTTAGTAACAGCAAGACTTTGCTTTCACTCGTTCGTACAGTGATAAATAAACCTACTTGTATGTTGACTACAAAAGAAGCTGACTACATCAGTTCCTTGGTGTTAAAGGCATTCTTTAATACAATTCCATCTGTGATTGGAGATAACGTATCCTTGGGAAAGATGCTGATTGTTCCCATTGAGGGACAAAGTGTTAATGACTCCTGTGTGCTTTCTGGAATCCTTATAGAAATATTTGCATCTCATTCAACACCAATTGATATCACAAAGTTGACTTCTGGTTGCATTAAGATTGCTGTATTCAGTGTCTCTATGTCAGGAGATGTTGTTGACAGCGGGAATGGAAACTGGGAGGTAGCATCAGATTTCTGTCCAGAAGATGAATCAATTGTACAGCTGCTAAACGTGGGAAAACAGCTAGTTTGTGACCAAGTTCACCTTGTGGTGTGCCAGAAAGTGATCCATCCAATTCTAAAACAGTatctgcaggagcaacaagtgatgGTGGAAGATAGACTTGGACTTAACCTCATGGAGCCTTTGATTCAATTAACAG GTGCACAGTCCATTGGTTCATATTATCATCCCATTTCCCCTGGCTGCTATGGTAACGTTAAGAATCTGTGTGTTGTGAAGTTTGGTCTCAAGCGATTCCTGCATCTGGTCCCAAATGAGAACAAGCCTGTGTGTAGTTTGTTAATATGCAATCGAAGTGAAGCTGGAGTGAATGAGCTGAAG ATTGTCTGTCAATCTGCAGAATGTGTGATGCGACTCGCACTCAAAGAACCTTTGGCTGTACTAGGAGGAGGCTGTACTGAAAGTCATCTAGCTACTTATGTTGGGCATAAG AGCCACTCTGTGACTGATGATAAATTGGCAGAGCTGGGCTGCTCTCAAACCGAGTACAGAATTGTTGCTGACAGTTTCTGCCACTCCCTGGAGCGTACTGCTTCTTCACTGGAACATGATGGTGGTGAGAACTTCGTTGACACTAAGTACGGCCATCGTTGGTCAGTTTTGCCCAAAATgcctctgcacactgactggtcggAGATTTTTTCTAGATGTGCTTGTGGTTTGTACACAGCGCAAAAAAATCTGAACTGGACTGTTCTAGGTAAtagaacagcaatagttagcccAGCAATGCCCCTTGAGAAACCTAGTGAATATTTCCCAGATCAATTAGTCTTGGACTCCTACACCGTgaaacttaatgctttgcaagtagCTGTAGAAACAGCTAATTTGATAGTTGATTTACAATATGTAATTCAGGACCAGAATTAA
- the mkks gene encoding McKusick-Kaufman/Bardet-Biedl syndromes putative chaperonin isoform X4 yields the protein MMSSIVPKISSLCSSGHLNCDVLCQALSTFRGIVESCYGPFGRLKLIHNAVGGYVLTTSQSSVLLRNLSVFHPVINLLIASVLNHVSRFNDSGLFTAILCCNLAESAKRLTIPSSRIVKIHKHLLNICIDYLTSEECSCRIQIDFSNSKTLLSLVRTVINKPTCMLTTKEADYISSLVLKAFFNTIPSVIGDNVSLGKMLIVPIEGQSVNDSCVLSGILIEIFASHSTPIDITKLTSGCIKIAVFSVSMSGDVVDSGNGNWEVASDFCPEDESIVQLLNVGKQLVCDQVHLVVCQKVIHPILKQYLQEQQVMVEDRLGLNLMEPLIQLTGAQSIGSYYHPISPGCYGNVKNLCVVKFGLKRFLHLVPNENKPVCSLLICNRSEAGVNELKVDLAFRWGPVFFLYHVRWRRLFSLGVHVSSVDLEACEKEMGADRQERLWRASQERSSQSRSILLFFPKLLVQIQKTEVAQQIVCQSAECVMRLALKEPLAVLGGGCTESHLATYVGHKA from the exons ATGATGTCCAGCATTGTACCTAAAATATCATCTTTATGCAGCTCTGGACATTTAAATTGTGATGTACTTTGTCAGGCTCTTTCCACTTTCAGAGGAATTGTGGAGTCCTGTTATGGCCCATTTGGTAGACTAAAACTAATTCACAATGCTGTGGGAGGTTACGTTTTAACCACATCACAGTCTTCTGTGCTTTTGCGTAATCTTTCTGTGTTCCATCCTGTGATAAATCTGCTAATAGCTTCCGTATTGAATCATGTTTCTCGATTTAATGATTCTGGACTGTTTACAGCAATTCTCTGCTGTAATTTGGCTGAAAGTGCAAAACGACTTACTATACCAAGCAGTCGCATTGTCAAAATCCATAAGCACCTTCTGAATATTTGCATTGACTATCTAACTTCTGAGGAATGTAGCTGCAGAATACAAATAGATTTTAGTAACAGCAAGACTTTGCTTTCACTCGTTCGTACAGTGATAAATAAACCTACTTGTATGTTGACTACAAAAGAAGCTGACTACATCAGTTCCTTGGTGTTAAAGGCATTCTTTAATACAATTCCATCTGTGATTGGAGATAACGTATCCTTGGGAAAGATGCTGATTGTTCCCATTGAGGGACAAAGTGTTAATGACTCCTGTGTGCTTTCTGGAATCCTTATAGAAATATTTGCATCTCATTCAACACCAATTGATATCACAAAGTTGACTTCTGGTTGCATTAAGATTGCTGTATTCAGTGTCTCTATGTCAGGAGATGTTGTTGACAGCGGGAATGGAAACTGGGAGGTAGCATCAGATTTCTGTCCAGAAGATGAATCAATTGTACAGCTGCTAAACGTGGGAAAACAGCTAGTTTGTGACCAAGTTCACCTTGTGGTGTGCCAGAAAGTGATCCATCCAATTCTAAAACAGTatctgcaggagcaacaagtgatgGTGGAAGATAGACTTGGACTTAACCTCATGGAGCCTTTGATTCAATTAACAG GTGCACAGTCCATTGGTTCATATTATCATCCCATTTCCCCTGGCTGCTATGGTAACGTTAAGAATCTGTGTGTTGTGAAGTTTGGTCTCAAGCGATTCCTGCATCTGGTCCCAAATGAGAACAAGCCTGTGTGTAGTTTGTTAATATGCAATCGAAGTGAAGCTGGAGTGAATGAGCTGAAG gttgatcttgcttttcgttggggcccagtattcttcttataccatgttcgctggaggagacttttctctcttggggttcatgtgtcttcagtggatttagaggcttgtgagaaagagatgggagcagacagacaggagaggctgtggcgagccagccaggagagatcttctcagtccaggagcattctgcttttttttcccaaactgttagtacaaattcaaaaaactgaagttgcccagcag ATTGTCTGTCAATCTGCAGAATGTGTGATGCGACTCGCACTCAAAGAACCTTTGGCTGTACTAGGAGGAGGCTGTACTGAAAGTCATCTAGCTACTTATGTTGGGCATAAG GCATAA
- the mkks gene encoding McKusick-Kaufman/Bardet-Biedl syndromes putative chaperonin isoform X1: MMSSIVPKISSLCSSGHLNCDVLCQALSTFRGIVESCYGPFGRLKLIHNAVGGYVLTTSQSSVLLRNLSVFHPVINLLIASVLNHVSRFNDSGLFTAILCCNLAESAKRLTIPSSRIVKIHKHLLNICIDYLTSEECSCRIQIDFSNSKTLLSLVRTVINKPTCMLTTKEADYISSLVLKAFFNTIPSVIGDNVSLGKMLIVPIEGQSVNDSCVLSGILIEIFASHSTPIDITKLTSGCIKIAVFSVSMSGDVVDSGNGNWEVASDFCPEDESIVQLLNVGKQLVCDQVHLVVCQKVIHPILKQYLQEQQVMVEDRLGLNLMEPLIQLTGAQSIGSYYHPISPGCYGNVKNLCVVKFGLKRFLHLVPNENKPVCSLLICNRSEAGVNELKVDLAFRWGPVFFLYHVRWRRLFSLGVHVSSVDLEACEKEMGADRQERLWRASQERSSQSRSILLFFPKLLVQIQKTEVAQQIVCQSAECVMRLALKEPLAVLGGGCTESHLATYVGHKSHSVTDDKLAELGCSQTEYRIVADSFCHSLERTASSLEHDGGENFVDTKYGHRWSVLPKMPLHTDWSEIFSRCACGLYTAQKNLNWTVLGNRTAIVSPAMPLEKPSEYFPDQLVLDSYTVKLNALQVAVETANLIVDLQYVIQDQN, from the exons ATGATGTCCAGCATTGTACCTAAAATATCATCTTTATGCAGCTCTGGACATTTAAATTGTGATGTACTTTGTCAGGCTCTTTCCACTTTCAGAGGAATTGTGGAGTCCTGTTATGGCCCATTTGGTAGACTAAAACTAATTCACAATGCTGTGGGAGGTTACGTTTTAACCACATCACAGTCTTCTGTGCTTTTGCGTAATCTTTCTGTGTTCCATCCTGTGATAAATCTGCTAATAGCTTCCGTATTGAATCATGTTTCTCGATTTAATGATTCTGGACTGTTTACAGCAATTCTCTGCTGTAATTTGGCTGAAAGTGCAAAACGACTTACTATACCAAGCAGTCGCATTGTCAAAATCCATAAGCACCTTCTGAATATTTGCATTGACTATCTAACTTCTGAGGAATGTAGCTGCAGAATACAAATAGATTTTAGTAACAGCAAGACTTTGCTTTCACTCGTTCGTACAGTGATAAATAAACCTACTTGTATGTTGACTACAAAAGAAGCTGACTACATCAGTTCCTTGGTGTTAAAGGCATTCTTTAATACAATTCCATCTGTGATTGGAGATAACGTATCCTTGGGAAAGATGCTGATTGTTCCCATTGAGGGACAAAGTGTTAATGACTCCTGTGTGCTTTCTGGAATCCTTATAGAAATATTTGCATCTCATTCAACACCAATTGATATCACAAAGTTGACTTCTGGTTGCATTAAGATTGCTGTATTCAGTGTCTCTATGTCAGGAGATGTTGTTGACAGCGGGAATGGAAACTGGGAGGTAGCATCAGATTTCTGTCCAGAAGATGAATCAATTGTACAGCTGCTAAACGTGGGAAAACAGCTAGTTTGTGACCAAGTTCACCTTGTGGTGTGCCAGAAAGTGATCCATCCAATTCTAAAACAGTatctgcaggagcaacaagtgatgGTGGAAGATAGACTTGGACTTAACCTCATGGAGCCTTTGATTCAATTAACAG GTGCACAGTCCATTGGTTCATATTATCATCCCATTTCCCCTGGCTGCTATGGTAACGTTAAGAATCTGTGTGTTGTGAAGTTTGGTCTCAAGCGATTCCTGCATCTGGTCCCAAATGAGAACAAGCCTGTGTGTAGTTTGTTAATATGCAATCGAAGTGAAGCTGGAGTGAATGAGCTGAAG gttgatcttgcttttcgttggggcccagtattcttcttataccatgttcgctggaggagacttttctctcttggggttcatgtgtcttcagtggatttagaggcttgtgagaaagagatgggagcagacagacaggagaggctgtggcgagccagccaggagagatcttctcagtccaggagcattctgcttttttttcccaaactgttagtacaaattcaaaaaactgaagttgcccagcag ATTGTCTGTCAATCTGCAGAATGTGTGATGCGACTCGCACTCAAAGAACCTTTGGCTGTACTAGGAGGAGGCTGTACTGAAAGTCATCTAGCTACTTATGTTGGGCATAAG AGCCACTCTGTGACTGATGATAAATTGGCAGAGCTGGGCTGCTCTCAAACCGAGTACAGAATTGTTGCTGACAGTTTCTGCCACTCCCTGGAGCGTACTGCTTCTTCACTGGAACATGATGGTGGTGAGAACTTCGTTGACACTAAGTACGGCCATCGTTGGTCAGTTTTGCCCAAAATgcctctgcacactgactggtcggAGATTTTTTCTAGATGTGCTTGTGGTTTGTACACAGCGCAAAAAAATCTGAACTGGACTGTTCTAGGTAAtagaacagcaatagttagcccAGCAATGCCCCTTGAGAAACCTAGTGAATATTTCCCAGATCAATTAGTCTTGGACTCCTACACCGTgaaacttaatgctttgcaagtagCTGTAGAAACAGCTAATTTGATAGTTGATTTACAATATGTAATTCAGGACCAGAATTAA